One region of Qipengyuania gaetbuli genomic DNA includes:
- the proB gene encoding glutamate 5-kinase, whose product MAIASLAEIRSTRRLIVKIGSALLVERGQPRRTWLATLAEELAQLRAGGTEIIVVSSGAIALGAAKLGLEKGGRASLADAQAAASVGQVELARLWADALGAQGLLAAQMLVTLGDLEDRRRYLNAAATLGRLVETGAIPVVNENDSVATEEIRFGDNDRLAARVAQAAGAEAVLLLSDVNGLYDRNPKEPDAALIPRVEGVTPEIIAMASADSGSGLGSGGMLAKLQAARIAERAGIALAIVNGTHDKPISRALDAGIGTLFVAQGDESARKAWLSGRLAPAGVLTVDAGCTLALERGASLLAAGLTEVEGDFRRGDLVAIHGAKGERLGQGLVEYDAAECRAILGLREDEQAARLGYVPRAAVVHRDHMVRA is encoded by the coding sequence ATGGCCATCGCGTCCCTCGCCGAGATCCGCAGCACCCGCCGCCTGATCGTCAAGATCGGCTCGGCACTGCTGGTCGAGCGGGGACAGCCGCGCCGGACCTGGCTCGCCACTCTGGCGGAGGAACTGGCGCAGCTTCGCGCCGGCGGGACCGAGATCATCGTCGTCTCTTCAGGCGCGATCGCGCTGGGCGCGGCCAAGCTCGGCCTCGAAAAGGGCGGCCGGGCGAGCCTTGCCGATGCGCAGGCCGCTGCTTCGGTCGGGCAAGTGGAACTCGCGCGCCTCTGGGCCGATGCGCTGGGCGCGCAGGGTCTCCTTGCCGCGCAGATGCTGGTGACGCTGGGCGACCTTGAAGACCGCAGGCGCTATCTCAATGCCGCCGCCACTTTGGGCCGCCTCGTCGAGACAGGCGCCATCCCGGTGGTGAACGAGAACGACAGCGTCGCAACCGAAGAAATCCGCTTCGGAGACAACGACCGGCTGGCCGCGCGCGTGGCGCAGGCGGCAGGTGCGGAAGCGGTCTTGCTGCTGTCCGACGTGAACGGCCTCTACGACCGCAATCCGAAAGAGCCGGATGCGGCGCTCATCCCCCGTGTTGAAGGTGTCACGCCCGAAATCATCGCCATGGCGAGCGCGGACTCGGGATCGGGCCTCGGTTCGGGCGGAATGCTTGCGAAGCTGCAGGCCGCGCGCATCGCGGAACGGGCAGGCATTGCGCTGGCGATCGTCAACGGGACCCACGACAAGCCTATCTCGCGGGCGCTCGACGCCGGCATCGGCACGCTGTTCGTCGCACAGGGCGATGAAAGCGCGCGCAAGGCCTGGCTTTCGGGCCGCCTCGCGCCTGCAGGCGTGCTGACGGTCGATGCCGGCTGCACCCTTGCGCTGGAGCGTGGGGCCAGCCTGCTGGCCGCGGGCCTGACCGAGGTCGAAGGCGATTTCCGCCGCGGTGACCTTGTTGCGATCCACGGCGCGAAAGGCGAGCGGCTCGGACAGGGCCTCGTCGAATACGATGCCGCGGAATGCCGCGCCATCCTCGGCCTGCGCGAAGACGAGCAAGCGGCACGGCTCGGCTACGTGCCGCGCGCCGCAGTCGTCCACCGCGACCACATGGTGCGCGCATGA
- a CDS encoding NAD-dependent epimerase/dehydratase family protein has product MTIALSGATGFVGQAVLDVAQQRDITVRALTRKPQPPRKGVEWLPGTLSDEAALAALCEGTEAIVHVAGLTNAPEPAAFHEANVAGTGRLIAAAKEARVKRFVFVSSLSAREPALSAYGASKAEAETLVEASGLDWTIIRPPGVYGPRDVDYFEMFRTASWGFVPLPPGGASSIIHVHDLARLLLDLVDAQPALVRRRTFEPDDGREGGWSHKELAKAIGAAVNRRVFAPHLPKTVLELAAKGDRMLRGDKARLTADRVGYMTHPNWVARSDRKVPRAVWEPVIPGEEGLRETAEWYRREGWLR; this is encoded by the coding sequence ATGACAATCGCGCTGTCCGGGGCAACGGGGTTCGTCGGGCAGGCCGTGCTCGACGTGGCGCAGCAGCGCGACATCACCGTGCGCGCGCTCACCCGCAAGCCGCAGCCGCCGCGAAAGGGCGTGGAATGGCTGCCGGGCACACTCTCGGACGAGGCAGCGCTGGCGGCCCTGTGCGAAGGGACCGAGGCCATCGTGCACGTCGCGGGGCTGACCAACGCACCCGAACCTGCCGCCTTCCATGAGGCCAATGTCGCCGGGACCGGGAGGCTGATCGCCGCCGCCAAGGAAGCGCGGGTGAAGCGCTTCGTCTTCGTTTCCTCGCTCTCGGCGCGAGAGCCGGCCCTGTCCGCCTATGGCGCATCCAAGGCGGAGGCCGAGACGCTGGTGGAAGCGAGCGGGCTCGACTGGACGATCATCCGTCCGCCGGGCGTCTATGGCCCGCGCGACGTCGACTACTTCGAGATGTTCCGCACCGCCTCATGGGGTTTCGTGCCGCTGCCGCCGGGCGGGGCCAGCTCGATCATCCACGTCCACGACCTGGCGCGCCTGCTGCTCGACCTGGTCGACGCCCAGCCCGCGCTGGTGCGCCGCCGCACCTTCGAGCCCGATGACGGGCGCGAGGGCGGCTGGTCGCACAAGGAACTCGCCAAGGCCATCGGCGCGGCGGTGAACCGGCGGGTCTTCGCCCCGCACTTGCCCAAAACCGTGCTGGAACTCGCGGCCAAGGGCGACCGGATGCTGCGCGGCGACAAGGCCCGGCTCACTGCGGACCGGGTCGGCTACATGACCCATCCCAACTGGGTCGCCCGTTCCGATCGCAAGGTGCCCCGCGCCGTGTGGGAGCCGGTCATCCCCGGCGAGGAGGGCCTGCGCGAGACTGCCGAGTGGTATCGGCGCGAAGGCTGGCTGCGATAG
- a CDS encoding phosphoadenylyl-sulfate reductase, with the protein MNETRPIDRLDTGPRFTDHDAVRLNRMFRGSETEEWLRAVIEGNLVGDMAIVSSFGAESAVLLHLVSEIDHSIPVLFLETGKHFPETLAYRDELTDLLGLNRVDVYPDLADLQSRDETGLRWSYDPDGCCELRKVRPLEKALARFDASLTGRKAFQSSTRANLPRFEVDTSDAQGRLKVNPLIDWKAEDIAAYMSVHELPRHPLVERGFPSIGCSPCTRAVAPGEDPRAGRWSGWDKVECGIHKPGEEPFL; encoded by the coding sequence ATGAACGAGACGCGGCCCATAGATCGGCTCGATACAGGGCCGCGGTTCACGGACCATGACGCGGTCCGGCTGAACCGCATGTTCCGCGGCAGCGAGACCGAGGAATGGCTGCGCGCGGTCATCGAGGGCAATCTGGTGGGCGACATGGCGATCGTCTCCAGCTTCGGCGCGGAGAGCGCTGTTCTGTTGCATCTCGTGTCCGAAATCGACCACTCGATCCCGGTGCTGTTCCTGGAAACGGGCAAGCATTTCCCCGAAACGCTGGCCTATCGCGACGAGCTTACCGACCTGCTCGGGCTCAACCGGGTGGATGTTTATCCCGACCTTGCCGATCTCCAGTCCCGCGACGAGACGGGGCTTCGCTGGTCCTACGATCCCGACGGTTGCTGCGAATTGCGCAAGGTGCGGCCGCTGGAAAAGGCGCTTGCGCGGTTCGATGCCAGCCTTACCGGGCGCAAGGCGTTCCAGTCTTCCACCAGGGCGAACCTGCCGCGCTTCGAGGTCGATACCTCCGATGCGCAGGGGCGGCTCAAGGTCAACCCGCTGATCGACTGGAAAGCGGAAGACATCGCCGCCTACATGAGCGTGCACGAACTGCCGCGCCACCCGCTGGTCGAACGCGGCTTTCCCTCCATCGGCTGCTCGCCCTGCACACGCGCCGTCGCCCCCGGCGAAGACCCGCGCGCGGGGCGCTGGTCGGGCTGGGACAAGGTGGAATGCGGCATCCACAAGCCGGGCGAGGAGCCCTTCCTGTAA
- a CDS encoding DUF934 domain-containing protein: protein MADFVSDTDTLIRFRDDEQVDDAAVTVDSFLDQQDASAVRVEPGDDARALIPHLGRLSLVEVNFPAFGDGRGYSSARILREAGYEGELRAVGDVLVDQVAYMRRCGFDAFEPDAALDEGDLESALDRWPEVYQPAADARQPIWAKRHEGARPA from the coding sequence ATGGCTGACTTCGTTTCCGACACCGACACGCTGATCCGCTTCCGCGACGACGAACAGGTCGACGATGCGGCGGTGACGGTCGATTCCTTCCTCGACCAGCAGGATGCCAGCGCGGTCCGCGTGGAACCGGGCGACGACGCACGCGCGCTCATCCCGCACCTTGGACGCCTGTCGCTGGTCGAGGTGAACTTCCCCGCCTTCGGTGACGGGCGCGGCTATTCCTCCGCCCGCATCCTGCGCGAAGCAGGATATGAAGGCGAGCTCAGGGCAGTGGGCGACGTGCTGGTCGACCAGGTCGCCTACATGCGGCGCTGCGGTTTCGATGCCTTCGAACCCGATGCCGCGCTCGACGAAGGCGATCTGGAATCGGCGCTCGATCGCTGGCCCGAAGTATACCAGCCTGCAGCTGATGCCCGCCAGCCTATCTGGGCCAAGCGACATGAGGGCGCGCGCCCCGCATGA
- a CDS encoding nitrite/sulfite reductase, whose amino-acid sequence MYRYDQYDQAMVDARVEEFRDQARRRLEGRLTEEQFKPLRLMNGLYLQLHAYMLRVAIPYGTLDSRQMHMLADIADKYDRGYGHFTTRQNIQYNWIKLEDAGDILADLAGVEMHAIQTSGNCIRNISSDHFAGAVADEVVDPRPYAELLRQWSSFHPEFSYLPRKFKIAVIASDTDRAAMRLHDIGIQIVRNAAGELGAAFYVGGGMGRTPMIAPCINAFVPLDRMVTYAEAALRVYNRHGRRDNKYKARIKILVHELGAEEYTRQVEEEFAHLLGQGVEPPFAELERIRGYFEDPLFEDGLSDEIDRSDPDFALWVDRNTIAHKAPGYVSAVISLKPVGGIPGDATAEQMHLMADLARDYSFDELRVMHTQNIVLPHVRKADLYALWTALEAAGLGSPNLDTIEDIIACPGLDYCSLANARSIPVAQKISERFAANGKTEALGQLKLKISGCINACGHHHAGHIGILGVDKKGVENYQLLLGGSEAEDVSLAKITGPGFDEAGIVDAVETAADVYLRERRDGERFLDTYRRIGMTPFKEALYG is encoded by the coding sequence ATGTATCGCTATGACCAATACGACCAGGCCATGGTCGATGCCCGCGTGGAGGAATTCCGCGACCAGGCCCGTCGCCGCCTCGAAGGCAGGCTGACCGAAGAACAGTTCAAGCCGCTGCGACTGATGAACGGCCTTTACCTGCAGCTGCACGCCTACATGCTGCGCGTCGCCATCCCCTATGGCACGCTCGACAGCCGGCAGATGCACATGCTTGCCGACATCGCGGACAAGTACGACCGCGGCTACGGCCATTTTACGACGCGCCAGAACATCCAATACAACTGGATCAAGCTGGAAGATGCGGGCGATATCCTCGCCGATCTTGCCGGCGTCGAGATGCATGCCATCCAGACCAGCGGCAATTGCATCCGCAACATCTCTTCCGACCACTTTGCCGGAGCCGTGGCGGACGAGGTCGTCGACCCGCGTCCCTATGCCGAGCTGCTGCGCCAGTGGTCGAGCTTCCATCCCGAATTCAGCTACCTGCCGCGCAAGTTCAAGATCGCGGTCATCGCCAGCGATACCGACCGGGCGGCAATGCGGCTGCACGACATCGGCATCCAGATCGTGCGCAACGCAGCAGGCGAGCTGGGCGCGGCGTTCTATGTCGGGGGCGGGATGGGCCGCACGCCGATGATCGCGCCCTGCATCAACGCCTTCGTCCCGCTCGACCGGATGGTGACCTACGCCGAAGCGGCGCTCAGGGTCTACAACCGCCACGGACGACGCGACAACAAGTACAAGGCGCGCATCAAGATCCTCGTCCACGAACTGGGCGCGGAGGAATATACGCGCCAGGTCGAGGAGGAATTCGCCCACCTGCTCGGGCAGGGCGTCGAACCGCCCTTCGCCGAACTGGAGCGTATCCGCGGCTATTTCGAGGACCCGCTGTTCGAGGACGGCCTGTCCGACGAAATCGACCGGAGCGATCCCGATTTCGCGCTGTGGGTCGATCGCAACACGATCGCGCACAAGGCGCCGGGCTATGTTTCAGCGGTGATCAGCCTGAAGCCGGTCGGCGGCATTCCGGGCGATGCCACGGCCGAGCAGATGCACCTGATGGCCGACCTCGCCAGGGATTACAGCTTCGACGAGCTGCGCGTCATGCACACGCAGAACATCGTCCTGCCGCATGTCCGCAAGGCCGACCTGTACGCGCTGTGGACCGCGCTGGAGGCAGCGGGGCTGGGCAGTCCCAATCTCGACACGATCGAAGACATCATCGCCTGCCCGGGGCTCGATTATTGCAGCCTCGCCAATGCGCGTTCGATCCCCGTCGCGCAGAAGATTTCCGAACGCTTCGCCGCAAACGGCAAGACCGAGGCGCTGGGCCAGCTCAAGCTGAAGATTTCCGGCTGCATCAATGCCTGCGGGCATCACCATGCAGGCCACATCGGCATCCTCGGCGTCGACAAGAAGGGCGTCGAAAACTACCAGCTCCTGCTTGGCGGGAGCGAGGCGGAAGACGTGAGCCTCGCCAAGATCACCGGCCCCGGCTTCGACGAGGCTGGCATCGTCGACGCGGTGGAAACGGCCGCTGACGTCTATTTGCGCGAGCGCCGGGACGGCGAGCGCTTCCTCGACACCTATCGCCGTATCGGCATGACCCCGTTCAAGGAGGCCCTGTATGGCTGA